In one window of Comamonas testosteroni DNA:
- a CDS encoding polysaccharide biosynthesis/export family protein — MQRFIARTCISAAVAVLLTGLAPAQAQTSQAGSKQDTSTSSIDPFQINQALGLVPSGGSFSDASASRSGAAVPMQSPVLPQAPQTADYTANLNSDVFGANLFTGNFARAGATQFNPDYLVAVGDRIHLRLWGGFTFDSVAAVDPQGNIFLPQVGPIKVLGIANKNLQQQVEAAVRRVFRANVYSYASLAAAQPVRIFVGGNVMRPGLYNGTSMDSLLNYLDQAGGIDPERGSFLTVQVKRGSSVRATFNLYDFLLKGQLPLLQLNDGDVIFVPPIANRVRVSGLVNNAKRFEFSRGSETVAELMQLAKPQAQATHVRIARNTGTVKNTEYYPLQEANALVLQNGDELEFTADKKPGTITVRVEGEHMNSQEYVLPYGTRLGALMQSIQTLPDAEPESVQLFRQSVKERQKEMLATSLRSLETALLTARSGSVDEARLRQEEASLTLQWVERAKKVEPTGQVQIAQAAQRDNMLLENGDVIREPLKTAVFSQSQAHAA; from the coding sequence ATGCAACGTTTTATCGCGCGTACCTGTATCAGTGCGGCAGTCGCGGTGCTGCTGACTGGTTTGGCGCCGGCTCAGGCCCAGACCTCTCAAGCCGGTTCCAAGCAAGATACATCGACATCCAGTATTGATCCTTTCCAGATCAATCAGGCGCTGGGACTGGTGCCTTCTGGCGGGTCTTTCAGCGATGCTTCGGCAAGCCGTTCTGGTGCTGCCGTTCCCATGCAGTCTCCTGTGTTGCCGCAAGCCCCACAGACCGCTGATTACACGGCTAACCTCAATAGCGATGTCTTTGGCGCAAACCTGTTTACTGGCAACTTTGCGCGTGCAGGGGCAACCCAGTTCAATCCCGATTATCTGGTGGCGGTAGGCGACCGCATTCATCTGCGCCTCTGGGGAGGCTTTACCTTTGACAGCGTGGCCGCTGTCGACCCGCAAGGCAATATCTTCCTGCCTCAGGTCGGGCCGATCAAGGTGCTGGGCATTGCCAACAAGAATCTGCAGCAACAGGTGGAAGCCGCCGTGCGCCGCGTGTTCCGCGCTAATGTCTACAGCTATGCCAGCCTGGCCGCCGCCCAGCCGGTGCGCATCTTTGTGGGTGGTAATGTCATGCGCCCGGGCTTGTACAACGGCACCAGCATGGACAGCCTGCTTAACTATCTGGACCAGGCGGGAGGCATTGACCCCGAGCGGGGCAGTTTCTTGACCGTGCAGGTCAAGCGAGGCAGTTCCGTACGAGCCACCTTCAATCTCTATGACTTTCTGCTCAAGGGCCAGTTACCGCTGCTGCAACTTAATGATGGAGATGTGATCTTTGTTCCCCCCATTGCCAACCGGGTGCGCGTATCGGGCCTTGTAAACAATGCCAAGCGCTTTGAGTTTTCCCGTGGCTCCGAAACAGTGGCTGAGTTGATGCAACTGGCCAAACCTCAAGCCCAGGCAACCCATGTGCGTATTGCACGCAATACCGGAACCGTGAAGAACACGGAGTACTACCCGCTGCAGGAGGCCAATGCTTTGGTGCTGCAAAACGGAGACGAACTGGAATTCACTGCGGACAAGAAACCCGGCACCATTACCGTGCGGGTCGAAGGCGAGCATATGAATTCGCAGGAATATGTGCTGCCTTATGGAACCCGTCTCGGGGCTCTTATGCAGAGCATCCAGACCTTGCCGGACGCTGAGCCCGAGAGTGTCCAGCTTTTTCGGCAGAGTGTGAAGGAACGTCAGAAAGAGATGCTGGCAACTAGCTTGCGCAGCCTTGAAACGGCGTTGCTCACAGCCCGCAGTGGGAGTGTGGATGAGGCACGCTTGAGACAGGAAGAAGCAAGCCTGACCTTGCAATGGGTGGAGCGTGCCAAGAAGGTGGAGCCCACTGGCCAGGTGCAGATTGCGCAGGCGGCGCAGCGCGACAATATGTTGCTGGAAAACGGCGATGTCATACGGGAGCCTCTAAAAACCGCTGTTTTCAGCCAGTCACAGGCGCATGCGGCTTGA
- a CDS encoding HAD family hydrolase: MKALYILEPAIELGNPEFRFATLRSSLVHQIKALRSNGAQTHLIAGEAVASRAMQDGYLEELNSVSAIDHFEWTQGENSFERSMRHQSKNYKEGEVERLRKIIESQLPSDFSPDIIFVWESPMYFLEEIFPGVKIIHQMPGFFSRSPFPELVKFDIGLLDKAAGAVCIEGKQPLVDEALEQLRSQDKSFFQSLNLVEPLVSGIKHKFQGLVLFPLQIDHYFMVDYLLQRRSQFDIVLDLLQKTPSNIGVLVTNYWSGNLRSAVLSTENVRYLRNKFSNFVYIEKFNTIQTVSQLLLPLVDGVYTISSSVGYQAAYWGKPVFSVGASHITKYNTAAHLEDFLYQVAKNISFYQDDLIKRDILGSHFPAEWIKEKPGHFSAWIEAFTSPTQSSPWTSDSQLLQDFTALRREQAYLRHSGFEKTINGAHTLTHCADLSAQIRKHDIVSFDIFDTLLFRPFKRPSDMFDFMAEDAAKLICRNDLHFKDVRRQSEKLAFEAAIGRGEGETHIDEIYEHFQVLTGCSFEEAEQVKALEMQLEYDLLYERKSARTAFNQAVSMGKRVIVISDMYLPQEFLEKILLKNGYQGYERIFVSSQVKQKKHSGRLFDHVLKELGVPAASILHVGDNLQADVIKAKERGIKPFHLVKASEVFEKSDSYKSIWSRDEERHSLDAQMLIAMVGNTLHDNPYLPSRRGTLFSGDAWRLGYYGFGMFLLGYAKWIMEQAIRDKMDRLYFLSRDGLIMKKAYDLLAKHYPDAPKSHYLLCSRRAVNLAKIRDESGIIDLLNVDYAQTSISHLLNARFGLKDSDVDTALLKQHGLALDSRVNAKHRPVLKEILLAHKQKIFAIAQRERENYLQYLEDEDLFDDGNVAIVDIGYAGTMQESLYELTDRRKPIQGYYLMTFRQALQRVEKKGLSAKAYLANFVDRHDTFHPFCRFVPLYETLFSNTETTFLKMEKDWNGALKPVHMNRFPQEETRENVVTRVHAGALEFITTASTVMGEWLHKIDIEPNKSMRVLDRYFSDPHAVDAQVLCGVVFEDAYGGAGLKIILGKPGDNSVRSVWSNGVNSINKIPKKSDVVPLAKTEKKYDLPLAEDKLFFEKLFIENLVRRFTSDRKYKKFQSDPAAFFADSKKIYGRLFAWIYFARAKNV, encoded by the coding sequence ATGAAAGCCCTGTACATCCTAGAGCCCGCTATCGAGCTGGGAAACCCCGAGTTTCGCTTCGCCACTCTGCGTAGCTCACTTGTTCATCAGATTAAAGCGCTGCGTTCTAATGGCGCCCAAACCCACCTAATTGCTGGCGAGGCTGTGGCCAGTCGCGCTATGCAGGACGGGTATTTGGAAGAACTGAACTCTGTTTCTGCAATTGATCATTTCGAATGGACGCAGGGTGAAAATTCCTTTGAGCGCTCTATGCGCCATCAAAGCAAGAATTACAAAGAAGGAGAAGTTGAACGTCTGCGAAAGATAATTGAATCGCAGTTACCGAGTGATTTCTCACCAGACATCATCTTTGTTTGGGAGTCGCCTATGTACTTCTTGGAAGAGATATTCCCAGGGGTCAAGATCATCCACCAGATGCCCGGCTTCTTCTCACGATCTCCTTTCCCTGAACTGGTCAAATTTGATATTGGCCTTTTGGATAAGGCCGCTGGTGCCGTTTGTATTGAGGGTAAACAGCCTCTTGTGGATGAAGCGTTGGAGCAACTGCGCTCCCAGGACAAGAGCTTTTTCCAATCTTTGAACCTTGTCGAACCACTGGTAAGCGGAATTAAGCATAAGTTCCAAGGACTGGTACTATTTCCGCTGCAAATCGATCATTACTTCATGGTCGACTACCTGCTTCAACGTAGAAGTCAATTCGACATCGTATTGGATTTGCTGCAGAAAACTCCATCGAATATTGGGGTGTTGGTGACCAATTATTGGTCTGGCAATTTGCGCAGTGCTGTGCTGAGTACAGAAAATGTCCGCTATTTGCGCAATAAGTTCAGCAATTTTGTCTACATCGAGAAGTTCAACACCATCCAGACAGTGTCACAGTTGCTGCTGCCGCTGGTGGACGGGGTCTACACCATATCCTCCTCAGTGGGGTACCAAGCGGCTTACTGGGGTAAGCCGGTGTTTTCCGTGGGTGCCAGCCATATCACGAAGTACAACACGGCAGCTCACCTTGAGGACTTTTTGTATCAGGTAGCAAAAAACATCAGTTTTTACCAGGATGACTTGATTAAGCGAGACATCTTAGGCTCTCACTTTCCAGCAGAGTGGATCAAGGAAAAACCCGGGCATTTCTCCGCGTGGATTGAAGCGTTCACCAGTCCGACCCAATCCAGCCCCTGGACCTCTGATTCCCAGTTGTTGCAAGACTTCACGGCTTTGCGTCGGGAGCAGGCTTATTTGCGTCATTCTGGTTTCGAAAAAACAATTAATGGAGCGCACACGCTGACGCACTGTGCCGACCTCTCTGCACAGATTCGCAAGCACGACATCGTATCTTTCGATATTTTCGACACCTTGTTGTTTCGTCCATTCAAGCGACCATCGGACATGTTCGATTTCATGGCGGAAGATGCGGCCAAGCTGATCTGTCGTAACGATCTACATTTCAAGGATGTTCGTCGCCAGAGTGAAAAACTTGCCTTCGAAGCGGCCATTGGCCGCGGAGAGGGAGAAACCCATATTGATGAAATTTATGAGCATTTCCAGGTTTTGACAGGATGTAGTTTTGAAGAGGCTGAACAGGTCAAGGCATTAGAAATGCAACTGGAATATGACCTGCTCTATGAACGAAAGAGTGCCAGGACTGCATTCAATCAAGCTGTGAGCATGGGAAAGCGGGTCATTGTCATTTCCGACATGTACCTGCCTCAGGAGTTTTTAGAGAAAATTCTCCTGAAAAATGGCTATCAAGGCTATGAGCGTATTTTTGTTTCAAGCCAGGTAAAGCAGAAAAAACATAGTGGTCGCTTGTTCGATCATGTGCTCAAGGAGTTAGGAGTTCCAGCCGCGTCAATTTTGCATGTTGGTGACAATCTCCAAGCCGATGTTATAAAAGCCAAAGAGAGAGGCATCAAGCCTTTCCACTTGGTTAAGGCTTCAGAGGTCTTTGAGAAGAGCGATTCCTATAAATCCATCTGGAGTCGCGATGAGGAGCGCCATAGTTTGGACGCTCAAATGTTGATTGCGATGGTAGGTAATACGTTGCATGACAATCCTTATTTGCCGAGCCGCCGTGGAACTTTGTTCAGTGGAGATGCCTGGAGACTTGGTTACTACGGCTTCGGTATGTTCTTGTTGGGCTATGCCAAGTGGATCATGGAGCAAGCCATTCGCGACAAGATGGATCGGTTGTACTTTCTATCGCGTGATGGCCTGATCATGAAGAAGGCATACGATCTACTGGCCAAGCATTACCCTGATGCCCCAAAAAGCCACTACCTGCTCTGCTCTCGTCGGGCGGTGAACCTGGCCAAGATCAGAGATGAGTCCGGCATTATCGACTTGTTGAATGTGGACTATGCGCAGACATCGATTAGTCATCTGCTCAATGCACGCTTTGGCCTCAAAGACAGCGATGTGGATACAGCCTTGCTTAAGCAGCACGGATTGGCACTCGACTCGCGGGTGAATGCCAAGCATCGCCCTGTGCTCAAGGAAATCCTGCTTGCCCACAAACAGAAGATCTTTGCCATTGCCCAGCGTGAGCGCGAAAACTATCTCCAATACTTGGAAGATGAAGATCTTTTTGATGATGGAAATGTAGCCATCGTCGATATCGGCTATGCAGGCACCATGCAAGAGTCGCTTTACGAACTGACTGACCGTCGTAAGCCGATTCAAGGGTATTACTTGATGACTTTCCGTCAGGCATTACAGCGTGTGGAGAAGAAAGGCTTGTCTGCCAAGGCGTATCTGGCCAACTTTGTTGATCGTCACGATACCTTTCATCCGTTCTGCAGATTCGTTCCTTTGTACGAAACTCTATTTTCCAACACAGAAACTACGTTTCTCAAGATGGAAAAGGACTGGAATGGCGCTCTAAAGCCGGTTCATATGAACCGTTTCCCACAAGAAGAAACACGTGAGAACGTGGTGACACGGGTACATGCCGGTGCTTTGGAGTTTATTACTACTGCCAGCACAGTGATGGGGGAATGGCTCCACAAAATTGATATTGAACCCAATAAGTCAATGCGAGTGCTGGATCGCTATTTTTCAGATCCTCACGCGGTAGATGCTCAGGTGCTTTGCGGGGTTGTTTTTGAGGATGCTTATGGTGGTGCAGGCCTGAAAATTATTCTTGGTAAACCCGGGGATAATTCTGTTAGATCTGTTTGGTCCAATGGTGTTAATTCGATAAATAAGATTCCCAAAAAATCGGATGTGGTACCGTTGGCTAAAACTGAAAAAAAATATGACTTGCCTTTGGCAGAGGATAAATTATTTTTTGAAAAATTATTTATAGAGAACTTGGTGAGAAGATTTACCTCCGATAGGAAATACAAAAAATTCCAGAGCGATCCAGCTGCATTTTTTGCTGATTCAAAGAAAATATATGGAAGGTTATTTGCTTGGATATACTTTGCGAGGGCAAAAAATGTTTAA
- a CDS encoding IS5 family transposase: protein MSKPKAQARSAIKLDLFADAARKHKIETLGDPLQVIARHIDFDELTRVIDQLLPRGDAAKGGRPPYPTAVMVRILILKYLYKLSDEQMEYQLLDRMSYQRFCLLADSANVPDRNTIWHYQQRLGVDGVTALFQAVDGQLLQRGYLARCGQIIDATLVPAPIQHFTKQDKEQLDQGKIPSDWNEAKRRQKDLDATHTKKHGKGYHGYKLSISVDVRHKFIRKITTGTASEHDSTHFDEVLDEHNTSCDVYADRGYPSEQRSEMLKVLGYREHIQRKAKPGKPLSECQKGRNKRIATTRARVEHPFAQMRHMGGKLIRTIGRARATVAMTMMAVCYNLKRLAKFVDDGVDAFYKDKGMPSKTEVRLQGANG from the coding sequence ATGAGCAAACCCAAAGCGCAAGCGCGCAGCGCCATCAAGCTGGACCTCTTCGCCGATGCCGCGCGCAAGCACAAGATCGAGACCTTGGGCGATCCCCTGCAGGTCATTGCCCGGCACATTGACTTTGACGAGCTGACGCGGGTCATTGATCAACTGCTGCCCCGAGGGGATGCCGCCAAGGGTGGACGTCCGCCGTATCCCACCGCGGTCATGGTGCGCATCCTGATCCTGAAGTATCTCTACAAGCTCAGCGACGAGCAGATGGAATACCAACTGCTTGACCGCATGAGCTACCAGCGCTTTTGCTTGCTGGCCGATAGCGCCAACGTCCCAGATCGCAACACCATCTGGCATTACCAGCAGCGCCTGGGCGTTGATGGCGTGACGGCCCTGTTCCAGGCAGTGGACGGCCAACTGCTGCAGCGCGGCTACCTGGCGCGGTGCGGGCAGATCATCGATGCCACCCTGGTGCCTGCACCCATCCAGCACTTCACAAAACAAGACAAAGAGCAGTTGGATCAGGGCAAGATCCCCAGCGACTGGAACGAGGCCAAGCGCAGGCAAAAAGACCTGGACGCCACCCATACCAAGAAGCACGGCAAGGGCTACCACGGCTACAAGCTGAGCATCAGCGTGGATGTGCGCCACAAGTTCATTCGCAAGATCACCACCGGCACAGCCAGCGAGCACGACAGCACGCACTTTGATGAAGTGCTCGATGAGCACAACACCAGCTGCGATGTCTATGCCGACCGTGGCTACCCCAGCGAACAGCGCAGCGAGATGCTCAAGGTCTTGGGCTATCGCGAGCACATCCAGCGCAAGGCCAAGCCGGGCAAACCCCTGAGCGAATGCCAGAAGGGGCGCAACAAGCGCATTGCCACAACCCGAGCCCGGGTGGAGCACCCCTTTGCCCAGATGCGCCACATGGGCGGCAAGCTCATCCGCACCATTGGCCGGGCACGCGCCACGGTGGCCATGACCATGATGGCGGTTTGCTACAACCTCAAGCGTCTGGCCAAGTTCGTGGACGACGGGGTGGATGCGTTCTACAAAGACAAGGGAATGCCCTCAAAGACCGAGGTGCGCCTGCAAGGGGCCAATGGGTGA
- a CDS encoding glycosyltransferase family 2 protein, translating to MIIFTMAGLSSRFSKAGYQVPKYALELDGITLFEWATRSFERYFDCEQFLFVVRPDNFAQSFVENAVQKLGIRNYEIFSLDGDTRGQAETAYLALRSHGDDFPITVFNIDTIRYDYRKPDFLSECDGYLEVFRGEGEHWSFVEPGLGASVIRTTEKDRISDLCSDGLYYFKSQQQFCSIFEQAIAANEQVKGEFYIAPLYNRLIDEGGVVKYEVIGPEQIDFCGTPDEYEELLKKKALA from the coding sequence GTGATTATTTTCACTATGGCAGGCCTGAGCAGTAGATTTTCCAAAGCTGGTTACCAAGTTCCGAAGTATGCTCTTGAGCTAGATGGTATTACACTTTTTGAGTGGGCTACTCGCTCATTTGAACGTTATTTTGATTGCGAGCAATTTCTTTTTGTGGTCCGTCCAGATAATTTTGCTCAGTCTTTTGTTGAAAATGCGGTACAAAAGCTCGGTATCCGTAACTACGAAATTTTCAGCTTAGACGGTGATACGCGTGGACAAGCCGAAACGGCATATCTGGCATTACGGTCTCATGGCGATGATTTTCCGATAACGGTATTCAATATCGACACCATTCGCTATGACTATCGCAAGCCAGATTTTCTGTCCGAGTGCGATGGCTACCTGGAGGTGTTCCGTGGTGAAGGGGAGCACTGGTCGTTTGTGGAGCCGGGCCTCGGGGCTTCGGTGATTCGCACTACAGAAAAGGACCGTATTTCCGATCTGTGTAGCGATGGACTGTACTACTTTAAGAGTCAACAACAGTTTTGCAGTATCTTTGAGCAAGCTATCGCAGCCAATGAGCAGGTGAAGGGGGAGTTCTATATTGCGCCGTTATACAACCGTTTGATCGACGAGGGGGGAGTGGTCAAGTACGAGGTAATCGGTCCGGAGCAGATCGATTTCTGTGGCACCCCAGACGAGTATGAGGAATTGTTGAAAAAAAAGGCGCTGGCATGA
- the kdsB gene encoding 3-deoxy-manno-octulosonate cytidylyltransferase, which translates to MQHALTEPTSDAYSRSGAGIGTAVAIVIPARYGSTRLPGKPLADIAGKPMIQHVYERACQVAGVQAVLVATDDDRVAQAVQAFGGRWVMTSKDHPSGTDRLAEVMAQVPADIYVNLQGDEPLVRPGDVQRLVDGMLADASVAVGTLCHSIDGQEALNPNTVKVVLADNGDALYFSRSPIPYPRDPQEATYLKHVGVYAYRREVLERYSGLPQPMAEKAEKLEQLRLMAAGLKIRAYAVEPTGPGVDTPECLERVRALLEGREPEPRPTLADVRLVITDVDGVLTDGGLFYDATGECMKRFHVRDGLGMKLLEESGVRVAVLSGRDSATLRKRVADLGLTLCMLGVKDKAAACRELMSQAGVQAEQTVCIGDDSIDLPAFSACGLSFAVPDAPVYVRQAASGVLQTPGGQGAFRELADAILAAQGKQDVIGSAEGYAGVMSAMTQ; encoded by the coding sequence ATGCAACATGCTCTGACGGAGCCCACTTCGGACGCTTATTCCAGGAGCGGTGCTGGCATAGGTACAGCAGTAGCTATTGTGATTCCGGCGCGCTATGGCTCGACCCGGTTGCCCGGAAAGCCTCTGGCTGACATTGCGGGCAAACCCATGATTCAGCATGTGTACGAGCGCGCGTGCCAGGTTGCAGGTGTGCAGGCCGTACTGGTCGCAACCGATGATGATCGGGTGGCGCAAGCCGTGCAGGCATTTGGCGGTCGCTGGGTAATGACCTCTAAGGATCATCCGTCCGGCACGGACCGCCTGGCTGAGGTGATGGCTCAGGTCCCCGCAGACATTTATGTCAATCTGCAGGGTGATGAGCCGCTGGTGCGCCCCGGGGATGTGCAGCGATTGGTGGACGGCATGCTGGCTGATGCCAGCGTGGCTGTGGGAACGCTCTGCCATTCGATCGATGGACAGGAAGCACTGAACCCGAATACGGTGAAGGTGGTTTTGGCCGATAACGGCGACGCGTTGTATTTCAGCCGTTCACCGATTCCCTATCCACGTGATCCGCAGGAAGCCACCTATCTCAAGCATGTGGGCGTCTATGCCTATCGCCGCGAAGTGCTGGAGCGCTATTCCGGCTTGCCTCAGCCCATGGCCGAGAAGGCCGAAAAGCTCGAACAGTTGCGTCTCATGGCTGCCGGTCTGAAGATTCGTGCCTATGCAGTAGAGCCTACGGGGCCTGGCGTCGATACGCCCGAGTGTCTGGAGCGCGTGCGCGCGCTGCTGGAAGGGCGTGAGCCGGAGCCGCGGCCGACGCTGGCTGATGTTCGCCTAGTGATTACCGATGTGGATGGGGTGCTGACCGATGGCGGGCTGTTTTATGACGCTACTGGCGAGTGCATGAAGCGCTTTCACGTGCGAGATGGTCTCGGGATGAAGTTGCTGGAGGAAAGCGGCGTGCGTGTGGCCGTGCTCTCCGGCCGTGACTCGGCCACGCTGCGCAAGCGTGTTGCCGATTTGGGCCTGACTCTGTGCATGCTGGGCGTCAAGGACAAGGCCGCTGCTTGTCGTGAACTGATGTCCCAGGCTGGAGTGCAGGCAGAACAAACAGTCTGTATTGGTGACGACAGCATTGATTTGCCGGCCTTTTCGGCCTGCGGCCTGAGCTTTGCCGTACCTGATGCCCCGGTTTACGTACGCCAGGCGGCAAGCGGTGTGTTACAGACCCCGGGCGGGCAGGGTGCATTTCGTGAGTTGGCAGACGCCATCCTCGCTGCACAGGGCAAACAAGACGTGATCGGCTCTGCCGAAGGCTATGCAGGCGTGATGTCTGCCATGACTCAATGA
- a CDS encoding HAD-IIIC family phosphatase: MKRIVMDLDETICSTVNGDYANSIPKPDVIERMREFKAQGFEIVISTSRNMRTYEGNVGKINANTLPIILGWLDKHKVPYDEIYTGKPWCGTDGFYVDDRALRPDEFVQLSVADIRKLVGIKR, from the coding sequence ATGAAAAGAATCGTGATGGATCTGGATGAGACTATTTGCTCTACCGTAAATGGTGATTATGCCAACTCCATACCCAAGCCGGATGTGATAGAGCGCATGCGCGAATTCAAGGCACAGGGATTTGAGATTGTGATCAGCACGAGCCGCAATATGCGCACGTATGAAGGCAATGTTGGCAAGATCAATGCCAATACGCTGCCGATTATTCTCGGCTGGCTGGATAAGCACAAAGTGCCGTATGACGAGATCTATACCGGAAAGCCTTGGTGTGGAACCGATGGTTTCTACGTGGATGATCGAGCTTTGCGGCCTGACGAGTTCGTGCAGTTGTCCGTGGCGGATATTCGGAAGCTGGTGGGGATCAAGAGATGA
- a CDS encoding phosphotransferase, which yields MIVINSAAYVVPEFRNELGAIPPCLLPLGNQKLLQHQVRVLRRFEGERIVVSLPSSYELTLDERDLLEALHVELVAVPDGFSLAEALTYVLNIAANGEHGLRLLHGDTLILDLPQTLDVVAVGHSRGDYDWEVESPGEGQVADTLVWSGFFAFSSQREFLRALALSRGNFVKAVRLYGQTQSLTAVSCEEWFDLGHVNTYFSSRSKITTQRSFNALKISEGVLYKTGVPPEKIEAEERWFKTVPLAIKKYTPHLLDAGALPDGGHFYALEYLPYLPLNELFVHGRNSVDFWVQKFALLKKFFADARQACQLESCGHEDVLRDAVSLYEEKTIARLRKYEQETGFSREAVITRHQGKPLMVAQIVQDCVRRALSMPVAPSILHGDLCFSNILFDSRSERLKVIDPRVLNFKGDFSIHGDQKYDLAKLAHSVIGLYDFIMAGRYAIDSDADGYDCIRFEIDQRLASVQKVFLDVPFIDGATVREIMPLVVLLFLSMLPLHDDRPERQKAMLLNAVRLYKEFV from the coding sequence ATGATCGTCATCAACTCTGCGGCTTACGTGGTGCCGGAGTTCCGGAATGAGTTAGGAGCAATTCCTCCTTGCTTGCTGCCATTGGGAAATCAAAAGCTATTGCAGCATCAGGTGCGCGTTCTGCGGCGTTTTGAGGGTGAGCGAATTGTCGTGTCCTTGCCTTCCAGCTATGAGTTGACGCTTGACGAACGTGATTTGCTGGAAGCGCTGCATGTTGAGCTGGTCGCTGTACCGGATGGATTTTCTCTGGCCGAGGCGCTGACCTATGTGCTCAATATTGCTGCCAATGGCGAGCATGGACTGCGTTTGCTGCATGGCGATACGCTGATTCTGGATTTACCGCAAACACTGGACGTTGTTGCGGTGGGGCATTCAAGGGGCGACTACGACTGGGAGGTTGAGTCACCTGGGGAGGGGCAGGTAGCTGACACTTTGGTGTGGTCCGGATTCTTCGCATTTTCCAGCCAGCGGGAGTTTTTACGAGCCTTGGCGCTGAGTCGCGGTAATTTTGTGAAGGCAGTAAGACTTTACGGTCAAACGCAATCCTTGACTGCAGTATCTTGCGAAGAGTGGTTCGATCTTGGTCATGTGAATACCTATTTCTCCTCGCGCTCCAAAATCACCACTCAGCGTTCGTTCAATGCCTTGAAGATCAGTGAGGGCGTGCTGTACAAAACAGGCGTTCCTCCGGAAAAAATCGAAGCAGAAGAGCGATGGTTCAAGACCGTTCCGTTGGCGATCAAGAAATATACCCCCCATCTTCTGGATGCTGGAGCGCTGCCTGATGGTGGGCATTTTTATGCATTGGAGTATCTGCCCTATTTGCCGCTGAACGAGCTGTTTGTGCATGGCCGCAATTCCGTTGACTTCTGGGTGCAGAAGTTTGCCTTGCTAAAAAAGTTTTTTGCAGATGCTCGCCAGGCTTGTCAGCTTGAGTCTTGCGGGCATGAGGATGTGCTGCGCGATGCTGTATCGCTCTACGAAGAAAAGACTATTGCCAGACTGCGCAAGTACGAGCAGGAAACCGGGTTTTCTCGTGAGGCTGTGATTACCAGGCATCAAGGGAAACCGTTGATGGTGGCTCAAATCGTGCAGGATTGCGTAAGGCGTGCACTGAGCATGCCCGTGGCTCCTTCCATCCTCCATGGGGATTTGTGCTTTAGTAATATCTTGTTCGACTCACGTTCGGAGCGTCTGAAAGTCATTGATCCGCGAGTCCTTAATTTCAAAGGGGATTTCTCGATTCATGGAGATCAGAAGTACGACCTAGCCAAATTAGCACATTCGGTGATTGGTTTATACGACTTCATCATGGCAGGTCGCTATGCGATTGATTCGGATGCGGACGGCTATGATTGCATTCGATTCGAGATTGATCAGCGACTGGCATCTGTGCAGAAAGTGTTCCTGGACGTTCCGTTTATCGATGGTGCAACAGTCAGAGAAATCATGCCGTTGGTTGTGTTGCTATTTCTTTCGATGTTGCCCTTGCATGACGATAGGCCGGAACGCCAGAAGGCCATGTTGCTGAATGCAGTGCGTTTGTATAAAGAGTTTGTTTGA
- the kdsA gene encoding 3-deoxy-8-phosphooctulonate synthase, translated as MNFENSLLSNSSKFVLFGGINVLEDLDFALKCAAHYVEVTAKLGIPYVFKASFDKANRSSIHSYRGPGLEEGLRIFEAVKKEFGVPVITDVHEPWQAAPVAEVVDVLQLPAFLARQTDLVVALAKTGKPINIKKPQFLSPSQVLNIVEKFKEAGNDQLMLCDRGTCFGYDNLVVDMLGFGVMKKATGDLPIIFDVTHALQQRDPTAGASGGRRQQIVDLARAGMATGLAGLFLEAHPDPNQAKCDGPSALPLDKLEPFLAQVKAVDDLVKSFEPLEID; from the coding sequence ATGAATTTTGAAAACTCCCTTCTTTCTAATTCGTCAAAGTTTGTGCTTTTTGGCGGCATCAATGTGCTTGAGGATTTGGATTTTGCATTGAAGTGCGCTGCGCATTACGTGGAAGTCACTGCCAAACTGGGTATCCCATATGTTTTTAAGGCCAGCTTTGATAAAGCCAATCGGTCTTCCATTCATTCCTACCGTGGTCCAGGCTTGGAAGAGGGTTTAAGGATTTTTGAGGCGGTAAAGAAAGAGTTCGGCGTTCCAGTGATTACCGATGTGCATGAGCCCTGGCAGGCGGCACCTGTAGCGGAAGTTGTGGATGTATTGCAGTTGCCGGCCTTTCTGGCTCGCCAGACCGATCTGGTGGTGGCCCTGGCCAAGACAGGCAAGCCGATCAATATCAAGAAGCCACAGTTCCTGAGCCCTTCTCAGGTGCTCAATATCGTGGAGAAATTCAAGGAAGCCGGCAACGACCAGCTAATGCTGTGCGACCGTGGCACCTGCTTTGGCTACGACAACCTGGTGGTGGACATGCTGGGCTTTGGCGTAATGAAGAAGGCGACAGGCGATCTGCCCATCATCTTTGACGTGACACACGCGCTGCAGCAGCGCGATCCCACGGCTGGTGCTTCAGGCGGCCGCCGTCAGCAGATTGTGGATCTGGCACGTGCGGGCATGGCAACAGGGCTGGCAGGTTTGTTCCTGGAGGCGCACCCTGATCCGAACCAGGCCAAGTGCGATGGCCCCAGCGCACTGCCGCTGGACAAGCTTGAGCCCTTCCTTGCCCAGGTGAAGGCAGTGGATGACTTGGTGAAGTCTTTCGAGCCTCTGGAGATTGACTGA